The following nucleotide sequence is from Triticum dicoccoides isolate Atlit2015 ecotype Zavitan chromosome 7B, WEW_v2.0, whole genome shotgun sequence.
CATCTATCAAACAATAAAGTAATCATGGTAATCCAACACTAAAAAGTGGCAATGTAAATCATAATGAAACAAATGAATTCAACTTACATGACTTTAAACTCCAATCTCACTTTGATTTCGGCCAATCACGGAAGCGTAGGGGCCTACAATTTGTTGACGTGCTCTTGGATGGTGGACCATCTATGTTGGAGAGAGGCCACATTGAGAGTAGTATTGATAGGATGCGGCTCCATATATTCCTTTTGTTCATGATACTAGTTGTGGATCTTCTCCCAATACATGTTGCCCTTTTGCTCTGTGAAACATATAAGGTCCATGCTTGTGGCTAACCAAGATTTAACCAACAAAAACATCCGCAAATGTTGTGAATGTCGGACCTCTTGCCTTCAGTATTTTGCCATTTTTATTGCTAGTGGGTGATGTTCCCCTAACATCAAACGTAGGATAATTTATATCCCCCAAGTGATATTCCATAGGGTCCATAGGCTCTTGATCCTCATTGATCATGTTCAAAACTAAATTCTTCTAAAATGATCATGCACAAGGGACTGGTTAGGAGGAGCAAGTGGGCCTTAGGGAATAACCAATGTCGACCCTTATATCGCCCGCATACATATGTCTGGACCACGCGATCCAAACGTGTTGTGTCATTCAACGCGGGCCTATATTGATCCGTCGAGAGGTCCAGGCATGTATTTTCCCGCAAACNNNNNNNNNNNNNNNNNNNNNNNNNNNNNNNNNNNNNNNNNNNNNNNNNNNNNNNNNNNNNNNNNNNNNNNNNNNNNNNNNNNNNNNNNNNNNNNNNNNNNNNNNNNNNNNNNNNNNNNNNNNNNNNNNNNNNNNNNNNNNNNNNNNNNNNNNNNNNNNNNNNNNNNNNNNNNNNNNNNNNNNNNNNNNNNNNNNNNNNNNNNNNNNNNNNNNNNNNNNNNNNNNNNNNNNNNNNNNNNNNNNNNNNNNGCCAAAAAAAAACCTCCTCCCTCGCCCGCGTTCCGCCCAGCGCCAGTTGCTCGCATTCATGCCGTTGTGGAGTGGTCGCTCCGCATTGACTCCGGTAAAGAGAGGACACGACCTCTCACCGGCGCCAGCATTGAAGTGGCGCGCCGGTCAAGAGAGTTCCGCCCgctacacgcccggctgaacaGGCCTCCTCGCTGCATTCAACCAGCTTCAGACTATCATGCCTACCTGCATTGAACATGCACATGTGCCGAGAAACCTACTCCCAccacacactactagaaaaacggctatagctaatatggacattaatggcgcagcagtggcgcaccacatataggTACGTCATTAaactccaaatactaatggcgcaccacatccacggtgcgccactactaacaaattattttttgttttttttcaaaactagtaatggcgcaccaggggatagtgcgccattactagttaaactagtaatggcgcaccacaccctaggtgcgccactactaacaattttttttattttttttcaaaactagtaacgaCGCACCACACCCTCGGTGCACCACTAataatatttttttttcaaaactagtaatgacgcacctggGAAttgtggcgcaccacacccacggtgcgccattactaacataaaagaaaatgatggaatgtcaaaaaaataaaagaaaataagtttcccatgtgatatgtggtctacttgttgggaaaatttacaaatatgaatttcgactttatttgcaaaatctttccggaatttgtaaaatgggcataacttttgcatacaaactcggattaaaaagttttttatatgaaaaatcatctactcgaaaagttacatccgaattcaacatgggggaaccccgttgaagatttttagaatccccaaaaacctaacagaataaaAAATACGggacttttaagatctagagggtgaaaaacagaaaaaaaaaatcaaagttagtaatggcgcaccttttgctaggtgcgccactagtaacaaaaaaaaattggtttcgaatttttttttggaaaaaatgttcaaaatatgatacgtaatatgacgggAAAGTTTGAAATAttgtttcaaaatttcatcacactcatgaacatgaacaaagtcctaaacatcaacaaggtttaataggattgatatgatagatatatcaacaagtgcatgtTAAGTGAGctagtgctggggttggatagaactgcgaagttaagcgtgctcgggctcgagtaatgtgaggatgggtgaccttccgggaagtttgaattttgaaaaaaaaaatctgaaaaaaattttgaaaaaaaattgttagtaatggcgcatttCTATGTGGCGcgtcattactaagtcagataataATGCCGCACTTCTAGGCATAGTAATGACGCACTATAGGTACGCAACCAAATGTGCGTcattagtatttgttactagtggtgtggtaatagtggcgcacctatagtgcgccattaatggcaaaaATAGGTGCCTCACTAACAGGCCTGTTTCCGCCAGTTGGCCGACGGGCATTATAGACAATGCTGGTTGGCTCCTCGCGTTTGAACGCCATTTAAACAAGGCCAGACACTGAGCAAGAACCGCACCACACCTCTGCTCCCCATCTCCTCCTTACACCATATTCTGCACACTCCATGGCATCCGGTGAGAGGTTTTTTTTGGCATAATAGCCGGCTGTGTGGCCCACCGAGCCCGCCTGATACGAGCTAGACAGCTCGCTGCTCCGCCTCCCTTGCGGCCCTGGCCGTCAGTACCATGGGCAAGGCTGCATGCGGGCAAGCGGAGGAGCAAACCGCCGCTCCAAGCTGGCCCGTGGTGCAGTAACTCATTGCTCCAAGTCAGCTCGCAGAGCAGTGgccagttgctccacgccggcacacgGGGGAGCACGGTGGCACGGGCACCGTGGATGCCGTGGACACCGACGTGTCGTCACACTCCTCCCGTGCGTACGGCTGCACCATCCGCCTCAAACGTTGGCGGAACGCGCCCTGCCGGCGGAGGCGGCCAGGACGTCCGCGGTCGCCGCCGACGTCGAGGAAAAGTAAACCATGGGATGCCGCCACCGCTTGGGTCCCAAAATGTCCACCGCCACCGCGTCGCCGGCATACATAGCCGGTGTCTTGCCCGGTTCAACGCGAACCATCGTAGACCCCCGCCTCAGCTTCACGGAGGCGGAGTAGCGACTCTTCCCCTCCGACTGAAGCATGATCACTCCGATGAGTGGCGCAACCGGGCATAGAGAAGATATGGCGGAGGCGGAAGCGGCAGAGGATAGCCATGTCATGGGAATGAAGATCCTCCACGGCCGGCATTAGACTAGTTTATTAGTGAAGTATGTCCGAAATTATACCTCCAGAGTAGGACGAGCTCTGCTTTTAGTTGAAGTATgtccgaaatgtaatgaatttcatccggtttatATAAAATCCGCCGTGCTTGCATTAATTCCGTCTAGTTAGCTCAAACAGTGATTCAAATGTATGCGGGCAGTGTTGGATGGTCAGCTCCCGCATTAGTATCCCTAGACGGGTCCCCTTTGTTCGCGAACGGATGCCGGAACAAATTTGTGTGTCGGCGTTAGAGATGCCCTTATCGCGCAAGTGACGCCAGATGGCAGGCCGTCCAAGTCTAACAAACCTGATACAATTCCAATAGCTATCCTTAATTAGATACAACACTTTGCGACTTTGCAGACACGCCTTGTAGCCATCAAACAATCAGAGTCCACGTGCGCTGCTGGGCGCTGAATCGATCAAAGTATAGATCGATCGGCTGGTTGTAATTGTGTACGTGCGTGTCCTGTTCCGGCCACAAGTCCTAGCACTACACGTCCACGTACGTCCAGGGAAGGATCGATTGTTAGCAGGAAGCTAGTTGCGGATCGATTGTTGCAAGAAACTACAAGTGCTTCCCTTCATCGTCGTTCGTCGTCCCGTTGCCGGTCGCCGGGAAGTACTACGGCGGCTCTGTTGGAAATTCgtccacaggatcgatcacatcaaatcataCAAACACAAGTGCACAAAAACAGATAGCCAAGGGCACGTGTCGCGCCCCTCTTTTTCTCTTTATTTCTCTTTTCTCCTTTTCTTCTCGGTGTTTTCTCACGTTACAAAACTCACGCAACACCCTGGGTATATATAAATATACCCAGCCAAATATACCCAGCCGACGCAAAAGGTTCCTAGACGTACTCGTGGCAACTCTGAACACCTAATCAGATCTAGACTCAAACTAGTACTGCCCGGCAACACAAACCTAGCCGGACTCCTACTGCCTAAAATACCAGTACGTACGTCTAGTTTAGCTACACCTAGATTTTCTAAACTAATCAACTGGCAACGTTGATCACCCTTTATATTAATCATCATAATTATCATATGTTTGGATTATTCCAACAGGCTCGACGCCAGGCGTCGGCAAACATGGCAGGCGAAGAGGAGGAAGAGCTAGTGCCGCAGCTACGGTTCCCCGCGGGATACCACTTCCGGCCAACCGACGAGGAGCTCCTCGACGTCTACCTCCGCGCCAAGATCGACGGACGGGAGCCGCCGCTTGACGTGTTCATGGACGTCGACATCCTCGACTGGGACCCCGCCGAGCTCGTCGGTACGTACGTGATTACACCACATCTCAACTTCTTAATTGATGGTTTGCTCGATACATTGATCTATTCATCGTAATTTTCTATTCCCTGTTAATAAATTCAGTCAAATGTTGAATGAAATCGAGTCCATGCATCTTAAAACTTGATTTTGAGGGGCTTCCCAGTAAATTCCTATATCAAATGCATGCGCTCTGAATCAATCGAGCTGATAGATTAATTTTGGTTTCATCTTAACCTGCCTAGAGAAGCGCAAGGCATACGGGGAGGGCAGGTACTTCTTCTTCACGAAAAGGACCGAGTGCCCGGCGAACAAGAACGGCGAGCCGCGCCGGAAGCTGAACAACGTGAGGGCGAGCTGGAAGGCGACGGGGTGCCTGGGGATCATCGAGCGCAGTGGAACCGGCGAGACCATCGGGACAAGGAGGATCCTCACCTACGATACCAAGGGCGTCAGCCATGACAAGTGGAGCATGAACGAGTATGTCTTGCGAGGCAGGGAAGGGGTACGTACGTAGGTCAACATGCATTGCTACTTTCCTTTTTTTATCCAAATTATCAAAGCTTTAAATAGTAGGATGACGAGCGGAATCTTTACtaactccgtcccaaaatataagacgtttttgcagttcaaatttgatatGCAAAACCATCTTATAGTTTGGGGCGGAGGTACTACTTGTCCATGATGATCTGTGCGTATATCTAATCATCCCCTTTTGTAGCTCTGCGAGTACTTCTATTTCAGATGTTTGTTTCTTAAACTCACAATTTCATGTATAAATACACACGAAATTCCACAAGAGCATTCCATATTGAGGTGTTACAAATATTAgtaatttgattttatttttttaaaatttcCATTGTGAGTAGCTGATTGTTCGCACACCTAATAATGAAAGTAAGGTTCCCCAAGAAACAAGTGTAAGCTTTTATTAGTTAAAAAGACTTTATTTAGGACATCATTAAGTCTAGACAAACATTTGCAACTTTGACTATCGACACTTTTTAGAACGGCCAGTGGGCTGAATATTtgaaaatcacatgtataaatttaTCTCGACACTGCATTTTGTGGTAGTATCATATTTTTAGATGGTTTTATAAATACATTACCCTCATAAGTCAATGTCCAAGCTGTTAATCACATGGCCTTTTAATTAAGGTACTAGAAGTGTATGGGAGTGTACTAATCATATACTACTACTAATAGCTTGTTAAGCAACTATAAGCAGTTGCTGGAAGTGTATAGAAGTGTATGGTGGCGTACTAACCATAAATACTATAAAGTTAGTATaatgttgagtcacttattttaggacggaagAAGTACTACTACTTACATCACATGCTCCTTTTACTTCGGCTGCATTGCAGCTGGATCAGTGGGTCTTGTGCACAATACAGGAGAAGCTAAACTGGAAGGCCAAAAGCAGCAAACGCACAGCAGGCAAGATGGCAGAAGACACTATTACCGAAGGCAAGACAGCGGCAGCAGGCACTAGAACGAGTCGCAAGACCAAAAGGCAGAAGAAGGAGAAGATGGACCCCTCCCAGCCACATAAAACTCAGGAACAACTGCAGCAACCGCAGCAAAAACAAGAGACCACAACTGACGTACTCTCCGAACAGCCACCAATGTTTACAAGTGATCACCATGCTTTGCATGAAGAAGAGATCATGGAGCAGGACGAGACAACCCAGATGATCCAAGTCGTTGTCCAGCAAGAACACTCATATGGAGATCAGCATTACCTTGACGCCCCAGCGCCACAAGAAACAGCATACGAAGGACCCGGCGAGCCACCGTTGAAACCGCACCACCAGCAAGGTTACCATGCTTGGCTGGAAGAGCAACAATATCAGGAGCTTGAGGATCCATTCCCCGTTCAACATCAGTTTGACCCATTCAACACCATGATTTTTCAGGGCCACACCAATCAAGAACCAACACATGTGTGGTGGCAGCAGCACCAGCCGAGCTACATAGATAATTATCAGTTTTTCCTGCCAGCCAATGGCATGGAGCATGCCAGCGGGTGTCAGCTTCCGCATCAACAGACTCTTTATCCGCTTGGAACACCAGGATCCTATGGGGACTTCAAACCAACTTCACAACATGAACTGCAATTCTCACCGGACCCTGCAAAACCCAACGAGCAGCAAACAAGTCCCGATTCTGTGCTCACCGTGTGTCAACATTGTCAGCTGACTAGTGCGGATAAGGTCGGGTGCTCCCTATGTGGCTGTGGTGGATTTAATTCGGAGATGAAGTAACTAGATCTATTATCGTTATCTATGTACATATGATGTCTTATTATGTCAGATTGAGTTGATAGTCATGTTTAGGGTCGTCTGATTTAAGGTAATTAGAGCAGCACGTCAATAAAGCAACAACTAAAAAAATCTTGATCTTTACAGCCGCAGGATTACATGTGTGTATTGTACAAAAAGGGAGATTATGCTGGGCTCATTCAACTATACTTGACCACGGTAACCAAATTACTGTCCCATTCATTGGAAAGATTAGTTTTGGTTCTTGCACATGGGACGATGGGTTCAAGAATTACTGAGCCGAGAGGGAAAGTTACGCAGAGTTGCTCTTGCTCTCTTTCTGTCACTATAAATCATGCAAAGTTGCCCTCACTCTCTCTCTACAATTGAGAGGTTTAATGAAGCCAATTGTGATATGGTTAACTACACTTTTTCTTAGATCAATTTGTCCAGTAGCTAGCAAGGCATCACATCACAGATCGATGCATCGACTCAGCCCTTGCCGATTTAGTGAACAGTTGATCAGTAATTTCAACGTACATGCAAGTTGTCACATGACAGATGATGATGATTGATGAGGCCATGGAGGTAGATAGAAACACAACACGTGACAATCTAAAGTGTCATCAATTAATTTGCGCAGTAGCGAAGTTTACCAATTCAGTGAATATGCATAGTACCAAGCCAAAATATCTTAATCAAGCAAGATTTGATAGACATCACGAACGAGAGATGACCAGATCTAGCTAGATATGAGATGACTTGGGGATCGATGGAGGTCCAACTAATTAACTAATGCAAGTGACATAACCTTGGATGTATTTGCCAAACTTAGCTAAGCGTGTAAGCTATGAGAAGACTTAAGGAATTGATCGAGGTCCTTCATCGATCTGATGAGCCGATGGATGGACCCTTAATTTGTTCACGTTAACCGAGCGTGGACCAGCTGGACACTAGCTCTTGAAAACAGACTTGCATATTGCCCAGTTTCAGTTTTTCCACGGAGAAGTATGTGCCTTCCAGGCCTGACTCGCACATCCCTTTTTTTCTCACAAACACCTCCTCAAATGTAGCATTAAACATATATACAGACTTCACTATACATGACAACAGCACGTAAACATACGACAAATGTAAGCAGTAAAGCAGATCAAACATGAAGTTGCTCTAACTTATTTTGTGCATCGACCAGCTGGTGGGACACTTTCTTCTTACAAAGTTTGCTTGGGGCCTTTCTCATCGCCCTTCTGCGCCTTGATGTACTTTGTGATGGCCTCAGCAATACGAGCGAAAGTGCTGGTAGTGACAAAGGCTGCGTTGCCTGTGTGCTCGTCCTCAACTTCATATTCCACAGTCGATCTTATTGTAGATGTGTTATCTGCATCCCCTACAATCTCAAACCGTACGAAATACTTCAAAAATCCCAGATTGAGGAGACCCCCTTCTATTACTATCGCCTCCTTGACAAAGTTTTCATTGTCAATCTTGATGAACTTTTCTTTCTGGTATTCCAGTCCAGGGATTCCTAGCATCACATTAATCACCAAAAAAAATTACCGGCCTGAAGCTATGAATTTTGGGTGCATATTACAAGAGGAAAATAGACCTTGCTGGTTGGAAGTATAAAGGTTCAGATTCTAACCAGGAGGAAAGGTGAGACGCAAGACTGTTCCAACACCACCATCTCCAACCACAACCTCGAACTCTGAGAGCACGTCGGGAAGCAATTGAGGGATCAACTGGCCCAAAAGGAGGCCTCCATAGACCTCCCACACCTCGGCTGCCGGGAGGCCACTCTTCAACTCATGGCAGAGGCTCCCTTTCATTGCTTTTGGAGAAACCTTGCTTTTTGTGAGCTCTGTGTGACTTATCAACGAGTGCGTCGGGGTACATATATAGATTTCATTTTGTGTGCAATTGTTGGGTACCGCGTTCTGAGAATATGTTGGTTGGGATGCCAACACTAAGCATCACATTATGCTTTCCCCAAAAATTGTGTTTATACGATATAGTCAAGTCAACCATACGATGCGACATCACCATCAATCTTGTTTTTATTCAAGTTAAAACAAAATCGTGTGCATGGGATCTTTTCCTAGGGTACTACCCCCTCTGTCCCTACTTACATGCTGCGCACGTATTTCGACATTCAGCTTTGACCAGGTTTGATCATCAAAATGTGGGTTATGTGTTGCATAATTATACCATTAAATTTGTAGTTCAAAATAATTTTCAACGGCTTAATTCTTACTCCTTTCGTGTTTATCCCTTGTCTTGCTCTCTTTCTACGCCCGGGATATGCAAATTAAACAGCTCTTCTGCACGGCCTGCAACATCAGTTTCGAGAGCAGATAGAAAGAGATAACCCAGAGAGATATTCGGTGTTGGATTGCAACTTCAGCAAAATCACTATCGCTGTGACGATACTGTTAATACGAAAACAATCTTGGACGGTGACTTGCACCGGTTCTAAAGGCTGGGAGAGTTGACTGTCTGGTTTTATAATTAAGAGGGGTTGATTGGACTTTTCTTAATTGGTAATTGATTTTCGGAAGGGTGGGATGTCTTATTTTAGCTAGGCTTATGAGTTGATTAATTAGATCCTAACTAACAATGGGAGCCATGGTGGCGTCGAagatagctggaccgagcaaggttgatgcatcagtacaattctgaagatggagcgatggcagttggcggcggcggcctctgagagcacgccggaccagtgtgtgccccagacccggcaagtggctaggttggggtctcatgtcttagatgttaggctggctgcgatgtctgtttggtattaggctcaggctatctgcgccccttcatcaactggataggtgtagcgacagtttgttgcttagacggcggctttagtcttactattgTATTGATTTTGTAAGGTCCTgtaagaataattaataaagtggccgtatgcatcgcccagatgcagagaccgggggtcatcctccttttctaaaaaagaaaACTAACGATGGGAGCTAGTAGGTGGTACTTTGACCGGGCACCTTCGCATAAATTTCGGCAACTGGAGTAGTAAACAATAGTGTAGGAGCTGAATCGGGGCTACAGGTAGTGTAATTACTGGGGACAGAAGACCGTCATGGCTTGATTTACAATTGAACGAGCAAAATTAACCACAGCCAGGCAGGAGTAAATTGGNNNNNNNNNNNNNNNNNNNNNNNNNNNNNNNNNNNNNNNNNNNNNNNNNNNNNNNNNNNNNNNNNNNNNNNNNNNNNNNNNNNNNNNNNNNNNNNNNNNNNNNNNNNNNNNNNNNNNNNNNNNNNNNNNNNNNNNNNNNNNNNNNNNNNNNNNNNNNNNNNNNNNNNNNNNNNNNNNNNNNNNNNNNNNNNNNNNNNNNNNNNNNNNNNNNNNNNNNNNNNNNNNNNNNNNNNCCACTCCGTCCAAACTGTGTGTATCGTCTGTTGGGCAGAGGCTAAGACAGTGACGACATCGACTTGCTTCGCGACATTGTACGAGTCTTCCAGCTGCAGACCTCAGTTGGTGTTGCTTGTCAATGGCTCACCGTGAATCCATTCGGTTCATAACTGAATTTCCTGCTACTGAAAAGGAAGATAGAATTCAACCATGATGCTGTTCTTGGAGAGAGCACAGGGACAGAGCAAGGCAGAGGGGATCCACCCGTTGCGGCATTCCGTCGAGCAGCTGGTGTAGGTGACATCAACTTGGCTGAACGTGATGCACACATTGGGGCACATTTTTAAGTGTACATCAACTTGGCTGGCTGCACTCATTAGCTAGCTATGAGAGGACTTGGGGACAGATCAAGGTCTCAATTAAGGAACTCGTCGATTGATGGATCCTTTGTTCACGATAACCGAACATGGAGCTTGCCACTAGCACATGGGGTGTGCTTTGTGTCACTGATCAAGAATACTACTTAGAATATAAGTTCAGCAACTGGTGGAGTAAACAATGGTCTCGCAGATAAATTGGGGATACAGGTAACGTAATTAGAGCAGGAACGGAAGACAATCAATCATATTCATAATTGCACAACTGAATCAGCGTAATTAACCACTCACCTTTGTTTCAAGCTGAACTGCCGCCCACTCCAGAGTCAGGAGTTGTTCTTGGATAGAGCACAGGAGTGATGGAGGGAGTTGGGGATCCACCGTTGCGCCATTCCGTCGAACAGCCGCCGCGCAAGCGTGTGCTCGGTCGATCGAGATGCATATGGCCGGACGGTGGCGGAGCACGGGAGTAAGGGAGGGATCGCCGTGGATGGGATgggtcggggcggcgacgacgaggtgtTCGTGGGAGGGGAGATGGTGAGTCCGTCGCCAAAAGTAACGAAAAACTAGAGATGATACCCCTGAAATTGATTGAAAAGTATtttagtgatatatatatatagttgtaATTAGATTAACAATATGTGAACTGAAATGAAAATACACATAATTGAATTGATTGTATTTATTGTTTTGTAGGTGTTGAATATACAGAAATCCAATTCGACTTTGGGAGCATATGCTCCTGCCTGTAAAAAATATTTTTTGTAAATgtttaaaaatatataaaaaaatatatgCGTTCATCTCACGCCTAAATGATACCAGCAAATTTTTAGAGGAAAGCTTTAAGCATTTTGACCTATATTAAAAAATAAATCAAATGTCAAATGTTACTTCTAATTTTGTTTCACCGACGAAGCACTGCCGTCCCATCCCATTTCCCATGAAAATTGTCGAGCATGTCTATCAGACTAacatgaacaacaacaaaaaatatCAGAATTTTTTAAATTTATTTACTATATacaaattcatgaacctttttctAAAATAAAAAATATCGGTTTTTTACTTGGATAGAAGACCAGCCCCGTCACAAAATATGAGCGGAAAAAAAACTGGCTGATTGAGTGTGGCAGAGCGAACGATCGGTTCTTACTGGGCGGGCCCATGCAACAGTGTGTTAGTGTTGTCGCGCAAGGTGGCGCCTTAAGTGTTGTAGAGGGGGTGCAGCTATGTGCCGCGTATTGCGAGGCGCATGGCCGCCACGTCTACAAGGGGTTGTGTTGGGCCAACTCAGTAGGTACTGGCCTGTCCTGCTGCCATCATGCTCACATCACTAGAATTTTATTTTTATACTTTTATTTACATTTTAAATAAAATGAATACATTTCAAAACTTCAATTTGCTTCAGAAAATTAGAAATATGAACTTGGTTTTTTAACATAATATAATAAAAGTGTTAGTGCAGTTTAAAATAAACTGTTAATTTTGTGAAAA
It contains:
- the LOC119340912 gene encoding norbelladine synthase-like; protein product: MKGSLCHELKSGLPAAEVWEVYGGLLLGQLIPQLLPDVLSEFEVVVGDGGVGTVLRLTFPPGIPGLEYQKEKFIKIDNENFVKEAIVIEGGLLNLGFLKYFVRFEIVGDADNTSTIRSTVEYEVEDEHTGNAAFVTTSTFARIAEAITKYIKAQKGDEKGPKQTL